One window of the Thermodesulfomicrobium sp. WS genome contains the following:
- a CDS encoding sulfite exporter TauE/SafE family protein, with protein sequence MMFSTAGIEVAWWVPPLTAFAISLGTSMGGVSGAFLLLPFQMSVLGYVHPSVSATNQLFNVVAIPSGVWRYAKEGRMVWPLTWAVVLGTLPGVFLGAMLRVAYLPDPRRFKLFAALVLAYIGARMVRDLWRGGGKKDTGHGVVEVEAWNWRQVAFTFQGRRYQAPVWGIFVLCLVVGVVGGVYGIGGGAIVAPFFVSIFGLPVYAVAGAALMGTCVTSVAGVIFYQAIAPWYPHLSVAPDWKLGLLFGLGGMAGMYLGARCQRFVPSRVIKAGLVLVLLSTAAKYVMEFVGKGM encoded by the coding sequence ATGATGTTTTCCACTGCAGGTATCGAAGTGGCGTGGTGGGTGCCGCCGCTGACGGCCTTTGCCATTTCGCTGGGCACTTCCATGGGCGGGGTGTCCGGGGCGTTTCTTCTTCTTCCTTTTCAGATGTCGGTGCTGGGGTATGTGCACCCCTCGGTGAGCGCCACCAACCAGCTCTTCAACGTGGTGGCCATCCCCAGCGGAGTGTGGCGCTACGCCAAGGAGGGGCGCATGGTGTGGCCGCTCACCTGGGCCGTGGTGCTGGGTACCTTGCCCGGGGTGTTTCTCGGCGCGATGTTGCGCGTGGCCTATTTGCCGGATCCGCGGCGCTTCAAGCTGTTTGCCGCCCTGGTGCTCGCCTATATCGGCGCGCGTATGGTGCGCGACCTGTGGCGCGGCGGCGGCAAAAAGGACACCGGCCATGGCGTGGTGGAGGTGGAGGCCTGGAATTGGCGGCAGGTGGCGTTTACCTTTCAAGGAAGGCGGTATCAGGCCCCGGTGTGGGGGATTTTTGTCCTTTGCCTGGTGGTGGGCGTTGTGGGCGGGGTGTACGGCATCGGCGGTGGCGCCATCGTGGCCCCGTTTTTTGTCTCCATATTCGGCCTGCCGGTGTACGCCGTGGCTGGCGCGGCCCTCATGGGCACGTGCGTTACCTCCGTGGCTGGGGTGATCTTCTATCAAGCCATTGCTCCGTGGTACCCGCACCTTTCTGTTGCCCCGGACTGGAAGTTGGGGCTGCTTTTTGGTTTGGGCGGCATGGCGGGCATGTATCTGGGGGCGCGCTGCCAGCGTTTCGTGCCGTCGCGGGTCATCAAGGCCGGCTTGGTGCTGGTGCTTTTGAGTACCGCGGCCAAGTACGTGATGGAGTTTGTGGGAAAGGGCATGTGA
- a CDS encoding universal stress protein, whose protein sequence is MIKIERVLVPVDGSDSSRNAAKYASHLLNVRNPVLYLLHVYEPINMTIGGDEAAMLRAEEQAKSMAMLEDYKKMLEPCGMRIELIAREGRPGYVILDVQEEYDCDLIVIGSRGLSALEGVIMGSVVTHVLQGAQCPVLVTRNLRHKYLQDACGI, encoded by the coding sequence ATGATCAAGATTGAACGCGTCCTAGTGCCGGTGGATGGATCCGATTCATCCCGCAACGCAGCAAAATATGCGAGTCACTTACTCAATGTCCGCAATCCGGTGCTCTATCTTCTGCATGTCTATGAGCCTATCAATATGACCATCGGTGGAGATGAGGCTGCCATGTTGCGTGCAGAGGAGCAGGCGAAATCCATGGCGATGCTTGAGGATTATAAGAAGATGCTCGAGCCCTGTGGCATGCGCATTGAGCTCATCGCCCGTGAAGGCCGGCCGGGGTATGTCATCCTCGATGTGCAGGAAGAGTATGACTGCGACCTCATTGTGATTGGATCCCGGGGACTTTCGGCCTTGGAAGGGGTCATTATGGGCAGTGTGGTGACTCACGTGCTCCAAGGGGCCCAATGCCCCGTGCTGGTGACGCGCAACCTGCGTCATAAGTATCTGCAGGACGCCTGCGGAATATGA
- a CDS encoding sodium:proton antiporter: protein MQQRRIWPWVAALLGVALLGGLAPAWAAGGDLHHAAEEIGKELGALWVIPFACMLLSIAVMPLTVPHFWHHHYGKVAAFWGLAFLVPFALTHGFDLALYEVVHTALLEYIPFIILLFALFTIAGGVCLTGSLVGTPKVNAGLLLLGTILASWMGTTGAAMLMIRPLLRAIAHRKYKVHTVVFFIFLVANIGGSLTPLGDPPLFLGFLKGVSFFWTTVHLFVPMAVIAAILLTLYLVLDTVLFNKEGRPTPPQAKGKLGLEGTHNLLLLAGVVGGVLMSGMWNPGTGFDVYHVHVELQNVVRDILLLILAGISLKTTSFETRRKNEFDWEPIREVAKLFAGIFLSMIPAIAILRAGEEGALRSIIALVSENGQPNHAMYFWLTGALSSFLDNAPTYLVFFNTAGGDAQVLMQEVTTLMAISAGAVFMGANTYIGNAPNFMVRSIAESTGVKMPSFFGYMAWSIGILIPCFILTTVIFFL from the coding sequence ATGCAACAGCGACGGATTTGGCCATGGGTGGCCGCGCTCCTTGGTGTGGCGCTCCTTGGCGGGTTGGCCCCGGCATGGGCCGCAGGCGGAGACTTGCATCACGCTGCCGAGGAGATCGGAAAAGAATTGGGCGCATTGTGGGTCATCCCCTTTGCCTGCATGCTCCTTTCCATTGCCGTCATGCCGCTTACCGTGCCGCATTTTTGGCATCATCACTACGGCAAGGTGGCGGCCTTCTGGGGGTTGGCGTTTCTTGTCCCCTTTGCCCTGACCCATGGATTCGACCTGGCCCTCTACGAAGTGGTACATACCGCACTTCTGGAGTACATCCCCTTCATTATTTTGCTTTTTGCACTCTTTACCATCGCCGGCGGGGTGTGCCTTACCGGCAGCCTCGTGGGCACGCCCAAGGTGAATGCAGGACTCCTGCTTTTGGGCACGATCTTGGCGAGCTGGATGGGGACCACCGGCGCGGCGATGCTCATGATCCGGCCGCTTCTTCGCGCCATCGCGCATCGCAAGTACAAGGTGCACACCGTGGTGTTCTTCATTTTTCTCGTGGCCAATATCGGCGGATCGCTCACGCCGCTGGGAGACCCGCCGCTTTTCTTGGGCTTCCTCAAGGGCGTATCGTTCTTCTGGACCACGGTGCATCTCTTCGTACCCATGGCCGTGATCGCCGCCATTCTCCTGACCCTGTACCTGGTCCTGGATACCGTGCTCTTCAACAAGGAAGGCCGTCCCACGCCGCCGCAAGCCAAGGGCAAGCTTGGGTTGGAAGGCACCCATAACCTTCTGCTCTTGGCGGGTGTTGTTGGCGGGGTGCTCATGAGTGGCATGTGGAACCCGGGTACGGGCTTTGACGTGTACCATGTGCACGTGGAGTTGCAAAACGTGGTGCGGGATATTCTGCTGCTCATTTTGGCGGGCATCAGCCTCAAGACCACCAGTTTTGAGACCCGGCGCAAGAACGAGTTCGACTGGGAGCCCATTCGCGAGGTGGCCAAGCTCTTTGCCGGCATCTTCCTTTCCATGATTCCGGCCATCGCCATCTTGCGCGCTGGCGAGGAAGGGGCGCTGCGGAGCATCATCGCCTTGGTGTCCGAGAACGGTCAGCCCAACCACGCCATGTATTTTTGGCTTACCGGCGCACTGTCGAGCTTTTTGGACAATGCCCCGACCTATTTGGTATTCTTCAATACCGCTGGCGGTGATGCCCAGGTGCTCATGCAGGAAGTGACTACTCTCATGGCGATTTCTGCCGGAGCGGTATTCATGGGTGCCAACACCTATATCGGCAATGCGCCTAACTTCATGGTGCGTTCTATCGCGGAATCTACAGGTGTGAAGATGCCGAGCTTCTTCGGCTACATGGCGTGGTCTATTGGAATTTTGATTCCGTGTTTTATTTTGACAACCGTGATTTTCTTCCTCTAA